The candidate division WOR-3 bacterium genomic interval ATGACTTTCGCGCCTTTTGGTAACTTCACGACTGAATCACCGTGGCTCATCCAGACACTGAATTTCTTCGGCTGGTCGGAAAAGAGCAATGCCTTCTTGGCCGTCAGCAGGGCATGGCCGTATTCACGCTTTTTCGTATACTTCACCACTCCGCCATGCAGTTTGGCGGCCAGTTGCATTCCGTAGCAGATACCGAGCACCGGAACATTCAATTCAAAAAACTTCCTGAACAGCTTGGCCCTTCCCTGGTAAACACTGCCCGGCCCGCCGGAAAGAATCAATCCCTCCACGTCTCGGTCAAGAAGTTTCTCAATCTCGATGAAGCAACTGAATATCTCTGAATACACCCTGCATTCCCGCACCCGCCGGGCGATGAGCTGGGTGTATTGAGAACCGAAATCAATAACCGCAATCATCTGAATGCCTTTAAACCACGCCGATTATGCGACATCATGAAATCCGTTTTAACGCCTCTGCAGCAAGCGTCTTTAAAGTTCTGTCTTTTGACAGTTTAAGCTGTTCAAGGATGATCCTGACCTTCTTCGTCTTCAATTTCGCAAGGGTCATTATTCCGACCTCTTTCAGTTCTTCAGCCGCCGTGTCGTCACGCGACTCTAATGATTTCAGGAATTCGGCGATCGGCTCTGCCGCCTCGGCGACTCTTTTGTGGCCGATCAATCCCAAAAGTTCTGTATGTAATGAATCTCCTTTTTCTTTGAACAAAGAAAGCAGTTCCTTCACCTTCTCTTCATCTACACTCTTTCTCAACCCCTTGAGGGCTTCGGTCTTTACTTCTATTGAAACGTCTTTCAACGCCTTCAATAAACCTGATTCATATCCCAATCTGCGGAATGTTCTTACAAGTTCAAGTCGAACACGATCATCCTCGTCTTCCAGGTACGGTAGCAGCCGGTCCACAATGCTCTGGTCGCCGATCTCACCGAGAATTGCGATAATGTTACGGCGTAGAAACCACTCTCCGCTGTCGAGATTTTCAATCAGTATCTCAATACTCTCCTTCCCGATATTTTTAAGAATATCAACGAGTTTCGTTCTGAGAAACATCTCTTCCGCCTCTTTCAGGGTGAGAAGTGCTTCACTGACCGCATCCTTGCCGAACTTTACTATCGCCGTTCTGACTTCCGGATAAATGCCGCTTTCCCACAAGAAAGAGAAGAGCATGGGCAGTACGATCCGATTCCCGGTTTCACTCAAAAATTTTATAACCTTCTTCTTGAACTGAACTGAAAGCCCTCCCCGTCCGAGAATCTTGTTGAACGGCTCCAGAAGTTTATCACAACTCTTCTTTTGCTTATTCGCCGCACAGAGATTATACAATTCTCTTAATTGATCGATCACCTCGGTCAAGACCATTGCTACTGATTCCTGTTCTATCGCTGCTGTTATTCTCTGAATAATTTCGTCGGCCATTTCGTAATTTCCCTGTTTGACGAATCTGCCGGCGATGGTGATCAATGACTTCAACCCTTCTTCTCGGACATGGGCGTTCTGAGAGTCAAGCATATTATAGTACGGGATAATTGAATTACGCAGGTCTTCTTTGGAAACGGTCGTTGACATTTTCTCGCTCAAGACCAGGCCGAGCTGCGCCAGATATTTATAGACATCAGGAATTTTTTCTTTCAGAACAGGCATTATCCTGGCGAACTTTTCTTCACCCATACCGCTGATGATACCTTTGAAATCCTTATCTCCTTTCTGTTCCGCCTTTGCCATGATTAATTCAACCAGAGTTTCATCCTTCAACTTTGAAAGGAGCTTCAGCACAAACGGTTTCAATTCAACATCACGCAGCAACTCAATTCTGTGCTCAGCGGGCAACTGTTCCAATATCCGGGCGACCGCTTCACTATAAGACTGACGTGACTGTGCAGGAGCAGAAGCAATATCCCTCGCCACCTCACTGAATTTCGTCTTCAGTTCCAGACCGGTGATCCCGGCCTCGACAAGATCTTTTAAATTCTTTATCGCTTCGACAATCTCTGATTGACTCTTTACCGCTTCCGGCTTCGCCGTGGTCATCTGAACCGCTCCACCGGTCTGGATGCCGAATTTCACGGCGTTGATTTTTATCTTCGTTGTACCTTTGGAAACAAGCATATCCGCCACACTGCCGTACTGTTTAATCTTCAATTTGGGGCTGCTGATGACCTCGTACATATTCCTGATATCGTCACTCGACACCCCGCTTTCAAATGTCAAACTGTTGACCTCTATCTTTCTGAAAGTATCAAGCAATGATTTGACGGCGATGTTTCTTGCCATATCAAACTTCTGATCCTGAAAGATGACCGTCTGTTCGAGGAAATACATGGAGAACTCGGGAATCTCAGCGAAGAGTTTATTGAGGTGAGTGATGGTGTTATTGATGACCTTATCCATCACTGGATGACCCGGCGGATAGGATTTTGCCGACCGGAAACCGACTGCAATCTCTTTCAGGAAATCATTGACAATCGACTGTTCCACAATTTATTTTAAACATAATTTTTGTTTTGTCAACGACTGAACCGTTGTAATCTATGGATTGACTGTATCGGAACCGCCTTCAGGATATAACATGGGTTTTACAAAAACGACCTCTTCCCTCATCAATATTACACTGCCCGGTTTACCTTTCTTGTTTCTTTTCAAATATTTCCGCTGGGTATAAGAGACCGGTACCTTGGTCTGTTTCTTCGCCTTGCTGAAATAAGCGGCGAGTGCGGCGGCGCTTTCGATGTCCTCCTTTCTCGGCTTCTGTCCTTTAGGAACACGGGCCTTCAGGAGAACGTGTGAACCCCCATAACCTCTGGTATGGAAAAAATAATCGTCAGGCCTTGCGTATTTAAAAGTCAGTTCCTCGTTCGACCGGGCGTTCTTTCCCACATAGACCGTGGAGCCCGATGCAAGATTGAAGACACGGAATTTCTTCTCCTCTTTCTTCTGCCCGTGATGCACTACTTCAAGGGACTGCGGCGCACCGGGAAGAGCCGCCTGAAGTGTTTTGATCTCTTGTTTTAAACTTTCAATCTTCTTTCTGATTTTCGGCTGACCCCGTTTTAATTTTTTGTATTTTCTGAAGTAACTCTGAGCATTCTCCTGCGGCGATTTGTCTTTATCCAGTTTTATCTCTACATATTTATCATCATAAGGGTTCAAAAGACGCACCTTATCACTACCTTTTTTTATTATGGAAATGTTCATCAATATCAACTCACCCAGCAGCCGGTGCTCCTCAATCTCCCTCTCGTCAACCAGTTTGCTATTCAATCTCTCAATGCGCCTTTTTAATTTCTTAATCAAAATCTTCTTCCGGGAAAGCAGCAGGTGCTTCATCCGTTCTTCACTGAATCTCTTTATTCCATCCTTCAGGGCGCTGTTCAAAGTGGAATACTCACCTAAGCAGCGGTCGGCAAAGAGGCTGATGCGCAAAGGGGAAACACCGACCAGGCGCGGTTTTGCCTTTTCTCCCCTGAGAATCATCAAAAGTTTATCCATATTCTCCCTTGATAATTCTGCTGCAAGATACTTATCAATCCCTTCAAACCTCTTCACCAATATCGAATTGATTGTCTGTCTGTTCTTCTTATAAAGTAAATCCAATTTCTCTTCACTAAGATCAGTAAGCGCGGCCTTCGGACTCTTCTCAATGTAGCGGCTGAAGAGCACCCTTTGCGATCTTCTTTTTCTGCAGCGGATATTCGGTGCTTCCCGATATAGAGAGATATCCAACATAATCTCCACCTTTTCACTGAGTTCCGCCCTTTCCAGTTTGAACCGGATAAAAGGGGTAAAATGGACCTGTTCCACTCCCGTGATACGAGCCGAGCTCAAATCATTATTAAAGCTGGGATTCTTTTCAAATCCCCTGAGTCTCTTTTCAGCAAGAAAAAGAGCCGGTGCTTCAGGATAGAGAGAAATAAATAAAGCCCGGGAACCGAGAACGAGCTGCACCATTCTTTCTTTGATCCAGAAGCCCTCGATATAGGCGTTTATCAACTCTTCTCTTATCTCACGCAATAATAAAAAAACATAGATTCCGTTCATGGATTATATCCCTGACAGACGAAAATGAATTATTTGCACTTCGCTCTCAAAAAAAGAAGGACCTTCTCCATATCCGGAGGCAGGGGTGCGGTGAATTTCATCTCTTTTTTGTTCCTTGGATGTCGAAAGATCATCTCGGCTGAATGGAGCGCCTGCCGATCGATCAAATTCAGAATTTCCTTAAACAGAGGCAGGTCTTTGCCTTTCTTGATCACTCCAGGGCTTGTCCCGCCGTAGTCTTTATCCCCGATCACCGGACAACCGACATGCTGTAGATGGACTCTGATTTGATGGGTCCTTCCTGTGATAAGACCGACCTTCAAAAAGCTGGCAATCGTAAACCGCTCCTGCACAACAAATTCCGTCTTCGCCGATTTCGATGAAAGGGGCGTCACCGTCATTCTGGTCCTGTCAAGGGTGCTGCGTCCGATGGGTGCCTCAATGACTCCGTGGGGCATACCGGGATAATTCCAGCATAGAACATCATATCTCTTCTTCACCTTACGCATCTCTATTGCCCTGCTTAAAGAACGCAGCGCCTCATCGGTCTTGGCAAAGAGAATTATACCGGTGGTATCTTTATCAAGACGGTGAAGAACCCCGGGTCTGACTCTTTCACTCAATGTCGGCAAAGCACCACAGTGGTTGAGCAGGGCATTGACCATTGTGTGTTCAAAATTACCCCGTGCCGGATGAACCACAATACCTTTGTCTTTATTGACGACGATGATATCATCATCTTCATATATGATATTCAGCGGAATATCCTCTGCTTTGATCTCCGGCGCCGGTTCTATCTCAAAACGAACAAAAATCTCATCATCGGTCTTCACCCGATATGAAGGTTTAACCGGCCGATTGTTGACCAGCACCTTACCCTGTTCAATCAGCTTCTGGGTCAAACTTCGGGAAAGACCAAGCCCGGCGATTATCAGATAGTGGTCGATACGTTTACCGCGCTGCTTTTCCGCAACGGTCCTTTTGAATTCTTTATAAACCGTCTCTCCCAATTACCTTTTTCTCCAGGGTGATAATTTCTTCTATTCCTTTGCTTGCCGCATCCAGCAATCTGTCCAGCATAGCACGTGAAACCGGCATCTTCTCCGCGGTCGCCTGAACTTCGATTATCTTACCCCTGCCCGTCATCACGAGGTTCATATCAATATCCGCCCGACTGTCCTCTTCATAACACAAATCAAGCATCACCTCATTATTCACCATACCGACACTGACCGCCCCGACGAAATCGAGTATCGGGAATGTCCTGAATTCATTATTCTTCATCATCTTTTTGATCACGGTGTAAAGGGCGATAAAGGCGCCGTTCACTGCAGCGGTCCTCGTACCGCCGTCAGCCTGAATCACATCACAATCAATAATAAAGGTACGCTCACCCACGGCAGACAGATCAATGATCGGCCTCAAAGAGCGGCCGATGAATCGTCTGATCTCCTGGGTGCGGCCGGTTAAACGGCCGAGAGTCGCCTCACGCTGTGTTCTCTCGGTCGTGGAGCAGGGAAGCAGTGCATACTCGGCGGTCAACCAACCCATCCCCTGACCGACCAGAAATTGGGGTACCCGATTCTCAACACTGACCGCGCAGAGCACCTTTGTTTTACCGACTGAGATAAAACAGGAACCTGCGGGATATTCAAGGTAATCGAGTTCTATCTTTATGTTCCGCAGTTCATCCGGTTTTCGTCCATCACTTCTCATCTTTAAATCTCTCCTTGTTTGAAAACCTATCCGCCTTTGAGGGAGATCCTCGAAAAATCCTTCATTGGTTCACCCAGGAAACGCTCCCCGATCTCTTTAAAATTCATGGAGAGGTCTGTCAGGTAGATCGAGAGTGAACCCCTTTCCGCCTGATTATACATCTTCAATTCTTTCAACCTCTCAGCCAGCTCCACGCCGACTTCACGGGAAGCATCCACATAATTGATCGGACCCATG includes:
- the rph gene encoding ribonuclease PH, which gives rise to MRSDGRKPDELRNIKIELDYLEYPAGSCFISVGKTKVLCAVSVENRVPQFLVGQGMGWLTAEYALLPCSTTERTQREATLGRLTGRTQEIRRFIGRSLRPIIDLSAVGERTFIIDCDVIQADGGTRTAAVNGAFIALYTVIKKMMKNNEFRTFPILDFVGAVSVGMVNNEVMLDLCYEEDSRADIDMNLVMTGRGKIIEVQATAEKMPVSRAMLDRLLDAASKGIEEIITLEKKVIGRDGL
- a CDS encoding HEAT repeat domain-containing protein: MEQSIVNDFLKEIAVGFRSAKSYPPGHPVMDKVINNTITHLNKLFAEIPEFSMYFLEQTVIFQDQKFDMARNIAVKSLLDTFRKIEVNSLTFESGVSSDDIRNMYEVISSPKLKIKQYGSVADMLVSKGTTKIKINAVKFGIQTGGAVQMTTAKPEAVKSQSEIVEAIKNLKDLVEAGITGLELKTKFSEVARDIASAPAQSRQSYSEAVARILEQLPAEHRIELLRDVELKPFVLKLLSKLKDETLVELIMAKAEQKGDKDFKGIISGMGEEKFARIMPVLKEKIPDVYKYLAQLGLVLSEKMSTTVSKEDLRNSIIPYYNMLDSQNAHVREEGLKSLITIAGRFVKQGNYEMADEIIQRITAAIEQESVAMVLTEVIDQLRELYNLCAANKQKKSCDKLLEPFNKILGRGGLSVQFKKKVIKFLSETGNRIVLPMLFSFLWESGIYPEVRTAIVKFGKDAVSEALLTLKEAEEMFLRTKLVDILKNIGKESIEILIENLDSGEWFLRRNIIAILGEIGDQSIVDRLLPYLEDEDDRVRLELVRTFRRLGYESGLLKALKDVSIEVKTEALKGLRKSVDEEKVKELLSLFKEKGDSLHTELLGLIGHKRVAEAAEPIAEFLKSLESRDDTAAEELKEVGIMTLAKLKTKKVRIILEQLKLSKDRTLKTLAAEALKRIS
- a CDS encoding RluA family pseudouridine synthase, with product MGETVYKEFKRTVAEKQRGKRIDHYLIIAGLGLSRSLTQKLIEQGKVLVNNRPVKPSYRVKTDDEIFVRFEIEPAPEIKAEDIPLNIIYEDDDIIVVNKDKGIVVHPARGNFEHTMVNALLNHCGALPTLSERVRPGVLHRLDKDTTGIILFAKTDEALRSLSRAIEMRKVKKRYDVLCWNYPGMPHGVIEAPIGRSTLDRTRMTVTPLSSKSAKTEFVVQERFTIASFLKVGLITGRTHQIRVHLQHVGCPVIGDKDYGGTSPGVIKKGKDLPLFKEILNLIDRQALHSAEMIFRHPRNKKEMKFTAPLPPDMEKVLLFLRAKCK
- a CDS encoding DUF814 domain-containing protein; translated protein: MNGIYVFLLLREIREELINAYIEGFWIKERMVQLVLGSRALFISLYPEAPALFLAEKRLRGFEKNPSFNNDLSSARITGVEQVHFTPFIRFKLERAELSEKVEIMLDISLYREAPNIRCRKRRSQRVLFSRYIEKSPKAALTDLSEEKLDLLYKKNRQTINSILVKRFEGIDKYLAAELSRENMDKLLMILRGEKAKPRLVGVSPLRISLFADRCLGEYSTLNSALKDGIKRFSEERMKHLLLSRKKILIKKLKRRIERLNSKLVDEREIEEHRLLGELILMNISIIKKGSDKVRLLNPYDDKYVEIKLDKDKSPQENAQSYFRKYKKLKRGQPKIRKKIESLKQEIKTLQAALPGAPQSLEVVHHGQKKEEKKFRVFNLASGSTVYVGKNARSNEELTFKYARPDDYFFHTRGYGGSHVLLKARVPKGQKPRKEDIESAAALAAYFSKAKKQTKVPVSYTQRKYLKRNKKGKPGSVILMREEVVFVKPMLYPEGGSDTVNP